Proteins co-encoded in one Malus domestica chromosome 09, GDT2T_hap1 genomic window:
- the LOC103424156 gene encoding transcription initiation factor TFIID subunit 9 encodes MAGEDEDLPRDAKIVKTLLKSMGVEEYEPRVIHQFLELWYRYVVDVLSDAQVYSEHAGKAAIDCDDVKLAIQSKVNFSFSQPPPREVLLELARNRNKIPLPKSIAGPGVALPPEQDTLISPNYQLAIPKKQPTQAVEEMEEDEEPSEPKPPQEPKPSDVPQNTPQRVSFPLTKRTK; translated from the exons ATGGCAGGGGAAGATGAGGACTTGCCCAGAGACGCCAAGATTGTGAAGACGCTGCTAAAATCGATGGGTGTGGAGGAGTATGAACCTCGTGTTATTCACCAATTCTTGGAGCTGTGGTATCGATATGTTGTTGATGTGCTCAGTGATGCACAGGTCTACTCCGAACATGCTGGTAAAGCCGCAATTGATTGTGACGATGTCAAGCTTGCTATTCAGAGCAAGGTTAATTTTAGCTTTTCACAACCCCCGCCAAGAGAG GTTTTACTGGAGTTGGCtagaaacagaaacaaaatccCACTACCGAAATCAATTGCCGGGCCTGGAGTGGCATTGCCGCCTGAACAAGACACATTGATCAGCCCGAACTATCAACTGGCAATCCCAAAGAAACAACCAACCCAAGCAGTGGAAGAAATGGAGGAGGATGAAGAGCCTTCTGAACCAAAGCCACCCCAAGAACCGAAGCCCTCTGATGTGCCGCAGAACACTCCCCAAAGGGTATCCTTCCCCCTCACTAAACGCACAAAGTGA
- the LOC108172109 gene encoding uncharacterized protein codes for MAAAAAATTSYPYTSQNSSSQRSVAMVLALVSAIVLSPIYTNPRKSSDARYHEAKWSSGFVLPMILAGLIIAIKTTSSSSSSSSATSLSSTRGDSSIPSSDPSWVLRIGSSSWGLAGVLVMLMFVLSWQGSVHEFLWR; via the coding sequence atggctgctgctgctgctgctactACAAGCTATCCATACACAAGCCAAAACTCATCTTCTCAAAGATCAGTGGCCATGGTGCTTGCTCTAGTATCTGCAATTGTTCTTTCACCTATCTATACAAACCCTAGAAAAAGCAGTGATGCAAGATACCACGAAGCAAAATGGAGCTCTGGGTTTGTTCTTCCCATGATTCTTGCCGGACTTATCATTGCCATCAAAACcacttcttcatcatcatcgaGTTCGTCAGCTACTTCGTTGTCGTCGACTCGAGGAGATTCTTCTATTCCTTCTTCTGATCCTTCGTGGGTTCTGAGAATTGGGAGCTCGTCCTGGGGGCTTGCTGGGGTTTTGGTGATGCTGATGTTTGTGCTTTCTTGGCAAGGTTCTGTTCATGAATTCTTGTGGAGATAG
- the LOC103424157 gene encoding uncharacterized protein isoform X2, whose product MAYPKFSNVLSFYLATIIAISQFLISILPLLNPITLLITVADLLISVYFRSCGLCPCTVELDDQTTMHFWVANPRRSQKPALVMLHGYGGNSKWQFIHQVGSLSQRFNLYVPDLLFFGDSYTTRLERTEIFQAKCVAEGLKRLGLDRFSVYSISYGGFVAYWMAEMYPELVEKTVVVSCGIGMTEEQKREQLNKVGSNALNLLVPQSAHDLRLLVNLSVHKPGPSKWVPDIFLRGFINVTYKQHRKEKLELAEHLLRKKEDPDLPILTQAVGTKIKGGNNQGHRSCSKYGFTHFPEFSYNFICFRLIFDLSLLV is encoded by the exons ATGGCTTACCCAAAATTTTCCAATGTCCTCTCCTTCTACCTTGCAACAATCATAGCCATTTCCCAATTCTTGATTTCAATTTTACCTTTGCTGAATCCAATCACGCTCCTAATCACAGTTGCAGATTTACTTATATCAGTATATTTCAGGTCGTGTGGTCTTTGTCCCTGCACAGTTGAATTAGATGATCAAACCACGATGCACTTTTGGGTTGCAAATCCTAGGAGGTCCCAGAAGCCTGCCCTAGTAATGCTTCATGGGTATGGTGGCAATTCAAAGTGGCAGTTCATCCATCAGGTGGGCTCTCTCTCTCAAAGGTTCAATCTGTATGTGCCTGACCTACTGTTCTTTGGCGACTCCTATACAACTAGGCTTGAAAGGACTGAGATCTTCCAAGCAAAATGTGTGGCAGAAGGGTTGAAGAGATTAGGGTTGGACAGATTTTCTGTGTACTCCATAAGTTACGGAGGGTTCGTGGCGTATTGGATGGCGGAGATGTACCCGGAGTTGGTGGAGAAGACTGTGGTTGTGAGTTGTGGGATTGGAATGACGGAGGAGCAGAAGAGAGAGCAGCTCAATAAGGTTGGAAGCAATGCATTGAATCTCCTTGTGCCTCAAAGTGCTCATGATCTACGGCTCCTGGTGAATCTATCAGTGCATAAACCTGGCCCTTCTAAGTGGGTCCCTGACATTTTCCTTCGTGGGTTCATCAAT GTGACCTATAAACAACACAGGAAGGAGAAATTAGAGTTGGCAGAGCACTTGCTGAGGAAAAAAGAAGATCCAGACCTTCCTATTCTAACTCAG GCAGTTGGGACCAAAATCAAAGGTGGAAATAATCAAGGACACAGGTCATGCAGTAAATATGGATTCACCCACTTCCCTGAATTCTCTTATAACTTCATTTGTTTTAGGTTAATTTTCGATCTTAGTCTTTTAGTATGA
- the LOC103424157 gene encoding uncharacterized protein isoform X1 produces the protein MAYPKFSNVLSFYLATIIAISQFLISILPLLNPITLLITVADLLISVYFRSCGLCPCTVELDDQTTMHFWVANPRRSQKPALVMLHGYGGNSKWQFIHQVGSLSQRFNLYVPDLLFFGDSYTTRLERTEIFQAKCVAEGLKRLGLDRFSVYSISYGGFVAYWMAEMYPELVEKTVVVSCGIGMTEEQKREQLNKVGSNALNLLVPQSAHDLRLLVNLSVHKPGPSKWVPDIFLRGFINVTYKQHRKEKLELAEHLLRKKEDPDLPILTQETLIIWGDKDEVFPVYLAYQLQRQLGPKSKVEIIKDTGHAVNMDSPTSLNSLITSFVLG, from the exons ATGGCTTACCCAAAATTTTCCAATGTCCTCTCCTTCTACCTTGCAACAATCATAGCCATTTCCCAATTCTTGATTTCAATTTTACCTTTGCTGAATCCAATCACGCTCCTAATCACAGTTGCAGATTTACTTATATCAGTATATTTCAGGTCGTGTGGTCTTTGTCCCTGCACAGTTGAATTAGATGATCAAACCACGATGCACTTTTGGGTTGCAAATCCTAGGAGGTCCCAGAAGCCTGCCCTAGTAATGCTTCATGGGTATGGTGGCAATTCAAAGTGGCAGTTCATCCATCAGGTGGGCTCTCTCTCTCAAAGGTTCAATCTGTATGTGCCTGACCTACTGTTCTTTGGCGACTCCTATACAACTAGGCTTGAAAGGACTGAGATCTTCCAAGCAAAATGTGTGGCAGAAGGGTTGAAGAGATTAGGGTTGGACAGATTTTCTGTGTACTCCATAAGTTACGGAGGGTTCGTGGCGTATTGGATGGCGGAGATGTACCCGGAGTTGGTGGAGAAGACTGTGGTTGTGAGTTGTGGGATTGGAATGACGGAGGAGCAGAAGAGAGAGCAGCTCAATAAGGTTGGAAGCAATGCATTGAATCTCCTTGTGCCTCAAAGTGCTCATGATCTACGGCTCCTGGTGAATCTATCAGTGCATAAACCTGGCCCTTCTAAGTGGGTCCCTGACATTTTCCTTCGTGGGTTCATCAAT GTGACCTATAAACAACACAGGAAGGAGAAATTAGAGTTGGCAGAGCACTTGCTGAGGAAAAAAGAAGATCCAGACCTTCCTATTCTAACTCAG GAAACACTGATAATTTGGGGTGACAAGGATGAAGTCTTCCCTGTGTACTTGGCCTATCAGCTGCAAAG GCAGTTGGGACCAAAATCAAAGGTGGAAATAATCAAGGACACAGGTCATGCAGTAAATATGGATTCACCCACTTCCCTGAATTCTCTTATAACTTCATTTGTTTTAGGTTAA